The DNA segment CATCCGCATCAGTCACCGGTAGCGCCCGAACTATCCGGCCAAGCGAACCGTTGCGCAGGCCGAGTTGATAGTCGTTCTGGGTATAGATGACCAGATCGCCCACCTTGATCGGTTCCCGGTCCGTTGTCCCGGCGCCCACTACCCCATGCTCTGGATCGAAGCAGAACACATGGTCGGCTCCGGTTTGGTACTTGGCACGGAACGCCGCATTGAGGTTCTTGACGCCTCCTACCCGGGAATTGGTTACGGACAAGATCTGGACGCTGTAGTCCCGTCCGGTGCCTCCCACTTCGGCGTAAATCCGTTGCGTCGTGGCTTCGATATCCTTCGCTAGGCACGGCACGAACGACACGCCGGTATGAGGCTTTCCGGCGTATGTCGCCCAGACAGGTGCCTCATGGTTGCGAATGGCTGCCGCCACCTGCGGAATGCCGCTGGTCACGCTCTGGCGCTTGACCACCTTGAGTTCAGTCTGCGGGATGGAGTCAATGCAAGCCAAGGCATGCAGGACAAGTCCGGGGCCAATCGGGGGCAACTGCGATGGGTCCCCAACGAGGATCAGGCGCACGCCATCGGGCAGATGCCGCAGTAGGCGATACATCAGGATGACATCGACCATGGATACCTCGTCTACGACGACGACGGTGCCAAGCTCGATGCCGCCGGGCTCAACCTTGGTGAGAAACCCGGCGATGGTCATACTCTCCCGGCCGGTGGCCTCGGCCATGCGCTGCGCCGCTCGACCGGCTAAGGCCAGTTGGTAGATCGGGATGCCGGGCTGAATTTGCTCCAGCGCGGCATACAGGGCTTTCAGGACCGTCGTCTTGCCCGTCCCTGCCCCGCCGAGAATCAGACTTAGATGGGCTGCGGCGCACGTCAGGACAGCTTGCCGCTGCTCGGCGGTTAGGCTAATGCCATGACTCGCTTCGTAGCCCGACAGAACATCCTCGAGCGACGCTGGATTGCTGTCCAACTGGGTGAACAACCCAGCCTGACCAGCACCATTCTCGCCACGGATCATTGCACGTAGTCGCTCGGCCACATACCGCTCAATGAAATGGGCGCCCGTAGCCTGGTAAAGGTCGTCGACCACCTGATACTGACTATTGGACCGGCTTTGCTCAATGGCCTTGGTCGCCAGTTCTGGCGAATCGAGCAACCGAACGACAATGGCACGCGCATCGCGGGACGGTAGGCAGGTATGCCCCTGGCTCAGGCCCCGGTAAAGGGCCTCTTCAATAGCCGAGGCGAGGCGGCGGGGATCGTCTGCCTGGATGCCGAAACGCTTGCGAGCAATGTCGTCGACCGTTAACCATCGCGCCTCGAAGCTGATCAGGGCGTAGGGATTGGCCTCTATCTTCGCCTGGGCTTGATCCTGGTAGAACGCAATGACGCTGGCGCCAATCTTCTGCGGGATGCCAAGACGATCAAGCCACAGCAGGGTGCTGGCGACATTAAACTTCTCGAATGCCCGGCAAAGCATGTCAGCCGACTGCTCGTTCAGTATCTCGCAAAGCGCTGGGATGTCGCGATCCTTGACGACATCGACCAGTTCCGACCCGAAGCGCTGGTACAGCTTCGCGGCCTTTACGTGGCCGATACCGACGCACTCGGGATTCGTGGATATCCAATTGATGACGTTGCGCCCGGCGGGACGGATGAGTTCCGCCTTCCGTGCGGCAATCTGGGTTTCATTGATCTTGAAGCCATTAGGCGCAATAACCTCCCGAACCGACGTTGTACCCTCAATAAGCCATTGCTGGCCCCGGTCGACCAGATGTCCATCCGGAATCAACTGGTAGTCGGCCACGACCACATAGCGCTCGCCTGCATCGGTGCTGCCAGCGAAGATGGCGCCACCACACCGGCCACGGCTGCGGATGGAGGCGACGCGAATCTCGGCCGAGATTTCGTTCATGGAGGAAGCATTCGCCCTGTGCGGCACAGATGCTCGTCAAGGTGTCTGTACCGCGCCAGTTGCTCGCGTAGGTCTCCGATCTCGGCACGCAGGGCGGCATTCTGCTCTTCGAGCGCCTTCACCCGCTGTTCAGCCTTGCCTTTGGCTGCCATAACCCGACGTTCCAACGCCAAGGCAGTCGGGTCGTCCTTAGCGGCAGTGGAGGCGTCAGTGCCCCCGATAAGACCTCGCTCACGTAATGACGTCTCCAAGGTCTCAAGAGCAGCCTTTACGGCGGGGTTCTGGCGGACAACGGAGAGAGCAAATCCGCATTCATTGGCGATTTCTGACCGATTGAGCTTCCCGGCACGGGTGTAGTCCTGCCAGTCCCCAGCCGCATCGCGCTCGGCCACCCAGTCGCCAAACTTCTTAACGTTGGCAACTGCCAGTTGCTGCCCGGATCGATTCAATTGAATCATGTACGCTTGCCTTCCTTCGCGGGTGCAAGCAGGGATTGCTGGACGGGTAATCCGAGAATCTTCCTGATGGCGGTTGCAAAGCCTGGCAAGAAGACAAAGCGATCCCGTTCATCAACCACCTCTCCAGTATCTCCCAGCCGCCACATCCTCCGTCCAAGATTCGTCGGATCCAGCGCGGCCTCAAGTGCCTTGTGCTCGCTGTCCGTCAATTGCGCCGCCATTTCGATCACAGCCACGTTCCTGGAACCCTTGGCAATTTCGGCGCCCAAGGGCCGCATATCCACAACCACCTGAGTCTTTGACTTAAGCAAGTTAAGTTCCGCCTTGAGCTTATCGCGCTCGACCAGGGCGATCTGACACAGGCTGCGCACCGCAGGGTCTTCGATCTTCTTCAGGAAGTCGTATCTCTCCGGGAACGTCTTTTTCTGCGGCATCTTGTTCGACTTGGGGCCGTTGTAAGCCGCCCAAGCGTCAATTATATTGGCATAATCCTCGGATTGCTTGTTGTAGATCGCACGCGCCTTGAAGAGCCCATGACTCTCTGCGATGCGCGACATATTGGCCTGGCTCAAGTCGCGAGCGCCCTGGCTGTGACGCGCATATTCGGTCGCGCACAATTCATGCAGCTTGCGCAGCTTTTCGTCCTTGTCGCGGCGATTGCCCTTGTCGAGCAACGCCTTCAACACCTCGTCAGGATGCACAGCACATGTCGTCATCGTTGCGTACCTCCGTGTTGACCATACGCAGATAAACCGGTTTGTTGTCACTAGGCCCGGCCTGCGGCAGCAGGTTATTTAACTTGATCCCAAGGGTCTTTTCGATGCTTGCTTGGCGATCCAGAATCTCTACAACATGACGGCGCGCGAGGATCGGATTGTCCGGATTGATATGATTCTCGAGGGCGCGCATGAAACCGTTGGCGGCAGTCATCTTCTCGTGTTCGCTCATACGTGCAAACGCCATCGGCTCCCTCTCACGCTCGAATGCGCGGTCAAGAATCTGGGCAAACTCAAAAATCGCCGTGCCAGCTTCAAGGTCGGGATAGAACTCGAGATCGGCGATCATCCCGGCTAGAACAAGCAATTCTGAATCAGTCTCCTCAACAACGGTCTGCAGTGTAAGGAGGTCGCCCTGCGCCACCAGCGCGGTCGGACCGTCGGGATTATTCGGCAATGCATTGATGCGCTCGATCGTCCGATACAGGTTAACGATGTCCAGCGTCAGTTCGTTATACTTTTGCGCGGAGGCCTCCAGCATACGCTCAGCGGCACGCAGATCAGAGGCACGATTGAAGGGCTGGCTGCTCGATTCAGTGCGTGCCTTTTCCTTCAGTATGTCGTTACGCGCGCGCTCGCCAGCAGCAACCTGTTCTCCGGCCTTATGGAGATGGTATTGCCGATTATTGAATGTTGCGCAAAGCCCTTTCAAATGCTCCGTTCCTGCGACCTTCCAACGACAGCGCGCGCAATTCCGAACTCCTCCGGGGGTTTGACCGAATGTCCATTTCTTAACGTCATTCCCAGCTTTCTTAAGCACTGGCCCTCCATTGTGGCAGCCGGGAACACTGGCGTTATCAGGCACGGGGCCCGTGTTACCACCCGCTAGGCAGATCCCATCGTGCAGGTAAAGCCAACCCAACGGATTGCGGTCGGAAGGATTTACGGGCAGCACCGTGGCCGGGTCCGCTGCGTTGAAAACGACACGATCTCTCAGTTGCTCCATCCTGAGGCCAGCCAGATCGCGAGTCAGGTTTTCATCCTTTTTCGCATCCAGACGTTCCACCGCGCCTAATACGGCATCCTGAATATGCTTCAGGCCCGGCTTGGTGTAATAGATGGTCATGATGAAGCGTGAATGGCCGACGATCTTCATCATCATTTCAGGCGGCACGTTGCCATCCAGGATCATGTGCGTAATAAGGCTGACGCGCGTAGCGTGCGGCGAACTGGCTGGCTGCCCGCGTTCATTTATCAGCCGGATCGGACTGCCATCGGGGTGGGTGACGTCTTCAGTTTGGAGAATCTCTTCGTAAGCAGCGAGAAGCTTCCGCCAGGCCTTCTTATGCATCCCGCTTGTTAATGGCCACTCGGCTTCGGTCGGCGTTTCGGGCGTGCGAAAGAGGAAGGCCGTATCGGGATATTCATTGCTCTTCTCTTCGGCCTTGACTGTGAGAGCTCTCCTAGCAGGGAGGTCGCGCCAAGCCGTCAAACGAGAGATTGGGTTGTACTTCTGCTGCCAGTCTCGCAGTTTAGCGAACCAATAATACGGGTCGTCAGCTAAGTCGTTCATACGTGGCCAAGGGCACACCATGCCTTTAGCACCCGAACGCCGCCCGATGTCATTGGTCTTGTTGGAATTCAGGAATATGGCGACGGTCGCCCCCATGGTTTCGTCTTCGGGGTCTGGGCGACGGAATACGCCCTGTCGCCTGGGATTGCGCGCCGTGCCGGTCCTCAGCGAGCCCTTATTGGGAATAAATTTGCCGCCTTGCCAGATGAAGGTGTCTGCCTCCCCACTGTCGACCATACGGATCTGTCCGACGCGTGATGGAATCTGGAGCTGGACGAGCACCGCAACCCACCGCACCGGGCTCCACATTTCAAGCACCGGGTCCTGCCCTACTCGTTGCCGCAATCGCCATACGCAATCGGGATCGTTCTTGTCGATGTGGCTTTCCTCGACCTCGAACCAATCGGGACCTTCATTCGAGCCGTCCACGGAAAGTTTTCCCTGTAGGCAACGAACCCAGCACCAGTCCCTGAAATTCGGTCCTAGAGCGATCCTTCGCCTTAGGTCGCTTATCATCCAGTAGGGTAGGACGACTTTGTCGGATTCCGTATTTGCTTTCGCTACGCCGCTCGCGAATAGTTCTGGAACCGGGTTGCGAAACATAGGTAAGGTAATCGGCTCGCCCGAACTCGTATCTGCAAATTCAGGCGTTCTGAGTACCCACCGCAGGAACACGTGAATGCAATTGTTAATCCGAATGCCATGCTCAGCTTGCTGGTGCGAACACGCAGTTGCATAAAAATCCTGCTGGATGTTGCTACGCAGTAGTAGGTCGGCGGGCTTCTTTGGCAACTTCCGCGCAACCAAATAGCGCTCGATGAAGCCAGTAATCGCTGAGATCTTTCCGGAGAGATTCGTTTTTTCACCGTTCATCCATTCGGCGACAAATACTCTCCACTCTTCAAGCTCCGGATCAAGACGTGTGATCCAGAGAAAATCCTTGTCTTCTGATTTTGCCTTCAAAACTTGTGGCGGCTTAGCGAGTCCCCCGGCAACTGCAGCGTCGAACCATTTCTTGACGATCGCCCTGGATGCTTTGAACTCCACAGCTACTTCCTGAACGGTCTTACCGCTCTCAACAGCTCTGATGGCCGCGAGGCGTACAGCGTCGGAATATCGTTGCTTCTTAGTGGTCTTGTGTCCGATTACAGACCGTACGATTCGAGTGGGAACGCCCAGGTCGCTTGCAATCTGAACATATTTCCTCCCCTCCTGAAACGCTTTCATGATCCTCTTGTACTGTTCCGGCGTCAGGTCGGCATCGACCGACGATGCGAGGTAGCAAGCGTATGAGGTGTCGAGATTCAGTTCGCGCGCTACGTCCGTGGGCTTCTCGCCATTGCGAACACGGCGCATCAATTCTTCCTTCGTATCTCGGGGAATGTGTTCAACCTTCTTGACATGCTGGGTCCAATTGTTGACGGTGCTGACGCTCACGCCGATCCCTGAGGCCACCGCTTTTTTTGATTCCCCGTTCTCAACCCGACGAACAGCTTGTTCTCGGACATCTTCATCAACACTTCGCTCTCTTGTCTTTGGTGTCAGGTACTGTACCTTCCCGATAGTGAGGCCCATTGCCTTTGCGATACTCACCTTGCTTTCGCCGGCTTCTAAGCGACGCATAATAATTTCGGTGAGTCTTTCATCTGGACGTTTCTCAGTCTGAATGTGCTTGGTCCACTTGCCGACGACGCTTGCACTGATCCCCATCGCTGCGGCTACTCGCTTTCTCGATTCCCCTTGCTCGACCTGACGAATAGCTTCTTTCTTGATCTGCTCGTCGATTTGCGCTTCTCTTATCTTTGGCGTTAAGCGCTGCACCATGTCGTATGGAAGGGCCATTGCTTTCGCAATAGTTGCCTTGCTCTCACCAGATCTAAACCGGCGATCAACCTCGCCACGAACCTTCTCTGGGATTCTTACTCCCATATTGATCCCAACCTCAAATCGGCAGTTCGCCCGATGAGGCCTGTATTTGACGGCCCTTCCGAATTCTCTTCAGCAAGTTTCCTGGCCCCTGCCTGCAAGGCGGTGGCGGCCTCATGCAATTCAGGCTGCGTATAGACTTTCTGACTCATAGGTGAGCAATGGTGCATGATTCTTTGGATGATCACCGGATCGATCCCGCCACGCCGCGCGCGTTGTGCATAGGCGTGGCGTGAGCCGTGGGCTGTTGTACCGTGCGCCTTGCCATACACCAACCCGATGCGCTCCACAGCTGATTGGAGCGCCTTGAGGTAGGAACCAATGCAGTAGACTCCGCCGACGGACGCTCTGTCCAAATTGATGAAGGCAAAAGGATGATGCCGCTCAATAGAGGCCACCTGCTCCAGATAGCGGCTCCAGATTTGCATGAACCAGCGACCATAGAGCTCTCTTGGAAACCAATGCACATTCATGAACCATCGCTCATCGAGTGCGGGATCTTTCCAACCAGCATGCATCCTCCCTCGAATAAGATTGCGTGGTGTCATGCCGAATTCGGAGGCCAAGTATTCGGCTCGGGTGCCGCGCTGTCCAGAGAGGTTTTCCCAGTGGTTTGGGGCAACGCCCAGGCTGGGATGATGAACCGCCACAAAGGCAATCAGCGGATCATCCCAATACGGTTGAACGTCAGCCATATACAAGTGAAACGGTTCGCTGACTCGCAGACCACCACCAAATAGCAGCAAAGTAATCAGCATGCCTCGATAGTCACATTGGCCCGAGACACGAAAGCCCTTGAAGAGCAGTTCTTCAAACCGATCCTCCGGGAACATGGGCGGGCGCTTCGGGAATACCTTGGGCAAGCGCTCGCCCCGAGTAACCCTGCTTCTCCGCCCGGAGGGATTATCCGACCAGACATGCCCCAAGAACGCTTTACTCCGGCGGTAGTGGTACGCATGCAGATCAATTCTCTGGTCATACACCCCGCCCTTGTAAACAGGGTTGAACTTGGCAGCGCGCGGCCCTTCTCCCCGCGCCAGCCAGTCAAAGAATTCGCTGAGCTGGGTGATCATGTAGTTGGCGTCCTGCCCCTCGAATGGCGCCCAATACAGCCCGCTCGAGTCTTCAAAGGTATTTCTGTCAATCGTGCCGAGCTTCAATGCATTGGCGAAATTTCTGAAGAAGCGCCATTCCTCCTCACCAGGCATGGCATTCACTTCCAGATACTCTAGGAACAGCTTTACTGCTCGCAGCAGCTTGTTTTGCCATGACTGACTGCGCCGCATGCTGAGGCAATAGTCAATCAATGAGCGCAACGGGCCTTCCGCCGTCATCAGCACCGGGATTTGCATCGATGCCCCTGTGTTGTCAGAGACAATCTTTGCATTAACTGTGGCAAATGGCATTTGCTAACTCAATCCAATACATAAGTGACGACTCATAATATGTATTATAGGCGTCAATATGATATTTTTTACGGCAAATTTTTTTCGCTTATTTGCTCTGAGCCCCCTAAACCGGGGTGCTGACTTTGAAAATATGTATCGTCGGCCGGGGTTAATAAGGATCACGCAGGTGCCGCTCTGCTTGGCGAAGCGCGTCAGCTGCGCCGCGCATTCGCGCACCTGGGCCACCGAGCCGGGCGCCGATTGCAACGCATCCGACCACACGGTCTGGATCGAGTCGATCACCGCCACGGCGGGCCGCAAGTTAACCAGCGTGGCGAGTATCTTTTCCAGATTGATCTCGGCCAGCAACTGCATGCCGCCGACATCGAGCGTCAGGCGGCGGGCACGCAGGGCCACCTGCTCGCCGGACTCCTCGCCGGAAACGTAAAGGACATTTTCACTGGCCTGGGCCAGGCGAGCCAGGGCCTGCAGCAGCAGCGTCGACTTGCCGATGCCCGGGTCGCCGCCGATCAGCACCACGCCGCCGGCCACCAGACCGCCGCCCAGCACGCGATCGAATTCCTCGACGCCGGTGGGCTGGCGCGGCTCTTCACGCGGACGAATCTCGGCCAGGGCTTGCACGCCGCTGGTGCCGCCCAGCGCGGCAAAGTTGCGCCCGGCCGGCTGCACCGCCTCGATCACCGCTTCTACCAGGGTGTTCCACTGTCCGCAACCGGGGCACTGGCCCTGCCACTTGGGCGAACTGGCGCCGCATTCGGTGCAGGAATACTGGGTTTTGGCCTTGGCCATCAGATCACCGTCAATTAACGTCGATGATCGGCACGCGCGCCGCGAGCGCGCAAAACATTTCGTAAGCGACGGTACCGGCTGCGGTGGCCACATCATCGGCCGACAGATGCATGTCGCCGGCGCCGCCCCACAAGGTCACCGTAGCGCCAACGCCGACTGTTGACGGCAGTTCGCTCAGATCGACACATATCTTGTCCATCGAGACGCGGCCCAGCGTGCGTGTGCGCTGCCCGGCCACCTGCACCGGCGTGCCGGTCGGTGCATGACGCGGATAGCCATCGCCGTAGCCGCAGGCGACCACACCGACGCGCATGGCCTTCTCCGCGACAAAGCTGCTGCCATAGCCGATCGCGTCGCCGGGCGCCAGTTCGCGTACCGCGATCAACTCGCTTTCCAGCGTCATCACCGGGTGCAGGTCGAGTTCGGCGGCGCTTTGCATCGCGGGAAACGGCGATGCCCCGTAGAGCATGATGCCGGGGCGCACCCAATCCCCGATGGCCTCCGGAAAGCGCAGCAAGGCGGCGGAATTGGCCAGCGATACCGGCAACTCGCGGCCACCGGCCATGGCACGAAAGTTCTCCAGTTGCTGCTGGATGCCACGCGCTTCGTCGGCATCGGCAAAATGCGTCATCAGCGTCACGGATGCGATGCAGTCGGCGGCAACGAGCCTGGCCAGCATCGCCGCGAATTCGTCGTGATTGAAACCCAGGCGATTCATGCCGGTATTCAGTTTCAGGTAAACCGGCAGGCGTATCGGCAGGCATGCTTCAACCAGCGCATCCACCTGCCAGGCCGTATGCAGCACCGGCGTCAGCTCAAGTTCGGCATACAAGGGCAGTTCGTCCGCCTGATAGAAACCCTCCAGCATCAGGATGGGATGGGTAATTCCGGCATCGCGCAGCGCCACGGCGCCTTCGAGTTCGACCAGCGCATACCCGTCGGTGGCCTCGATCAAGGCACGCGCCGCAGGCAACAGGCCATGACCGTAGGCATCGGCCTTGACCACGCTCCAGACCCTGGCACTGCCGACATGGCGCCGTACGACATTGTGATTGTGACGCAGCGCGGACCAGTCCAGGCGTGCGCGTATCGGTCGCGCCATGCTCCGCCCTAGGCTGTCTTTTTCGAGATCAAGGCGCGCAGCCGGACAGAGGCGAATTCGACGAAGGAGGCTACCAGCCGCGAGCGGAACTTCTCTTTCGGATACACCATCGAGAGCGTGCGGATCAGGCGCGGCTTGAGCGGTATCGCGACGATGTCGCCCAGCCGCTGTTCCTTGGACACTGAAGCGCGCGATGCGATGGCAAAACCCAGTCCGGTTTCGACGACGCCGTTGAGCGCGATCGGGCTGCCGAGTTCCATCACCACGTTCAGTTGGTCGAGCGCGATGCCCGAATGGCGAAGGTAGTTTTCGGTGAACTCGCGCGTGCCGGATCCCGGCTCGCGTGAAATGAAGGCATGTTCCAGCAATTTCTGCGGGGTCAGCTCCTTGTGCCGCGCCAGGGGAAAGCGCGGATGGCAGATCACCACCAACTCGTCATCGCAGCACACTTCGCATTGCAGGTTCGGCTCATGCGAGAGCGACTCGATGAAGCCGATGTCGATGGTGTGCTCCATGACCCGATTCTCGATCGACTCCGAATTGCCGA comes from the Sulfuritalea hydrogenivorans sk43H genome and includes:
- a CDS encoding AAA family ATPase, which produces MNEISAEIRVASIRSRGRCGGAIFAGSTDAGERYVVVADYQLIPDGHLVDRGQQWLIEGTTSVREVIAPNGFKINETQIAARKAELIRPAGRNVINWISTNPECVGIGHVKAAKLYQRFGSELVDVVKDRDIPALCEILNEQSADMLCRAFEKFNVASTLLWLDRLGIPQKIGASVIAFYQDQAQAKIEANPYALISFEARWLTVDDIARKRFGIQADDPRRLASAIEEALYRGLSQGHTCLPSRDARAIVVRLLDSPELATKAIEQSRSNSQYQVVDDLYQATGAHFIERYVAERLRAMIRGENGAGQAGLFTQLDSNPASLEDVLSGYEASHGISLTAEQRQAVLTCAAAHLSLILGGAGTGKTTVLKALYAALEQIQPGIPIYQLALAGRAAQRMAEATGRESMTIAGFLTKVEPGGIELGTVVVVDEVSMVDVILMYRLLRHLPDGVRLILVGDPSQLPPIGPGLVLHALACIDSIPQTELKVVKRQSVTSGIPQVAAAIRNHEAPVWATYAGKPHTGVSFVPCLAKDIEATTQRIYAEVGGTGRDYSVQILSVTNSRVGGVKNLNAAFRAKYQTGADHVFCFDPEHGVVGAGTTDREPIKVGDLVIYTQNDYQLGLRNGSLGRIVRALPVTDADDLCCVAEFEGVEYELNSTQMLAVSHSYAITVHKSQGSQFKRIIVPIRESRLLDQTLIYTAVTRGIDQVVLIGDEQATLAAIRAAASSARRHITLPSLLEEA
- a CDS encoding VPA1267 family protein — encoded protein: MIQLNRSGQQLAVANVKKFGDWVAERDAAGDWQDYTRAGKLNRSEIANECGFALSVVRQNPAVKAALETLETSLRERGLIGGTDASTAAKDDPTALALERRVMAAKGKAEQRVKALEEQNAALRAEIGDLREQLARYRHLDEHLCRTGRMLPP
- the gmtX gene encoding gamma-mobile-trio protein GmtX encodes the protein MTTCAVHPDEVLKALLDKGNRRDKDEKLRKLHELCATEYARHSQGARDLSQANMSRIAESHGLFKARAIYNKQSEDYANIIDAWAAYNGPKSNKMPQKKTFPERYDFLKKIEDPAVRSLCQIALVERDKLKAELNLLKSKTQVVVDMRPLGAEIAKGSRNVAVIEMAAQLTDSEHKALEAALDPTNLGRRMWRLGDTGEVVDERDRFVFLPGFATAIRKILGLPVQQSLLAPAKEGKRT
- the gmtZ gene encoding gamma-mobile-trio integrase GmtZ, which produces MALPYDMVQRLTPKIREAQIDEQIKKEAIRQVEQGESRKRVAAAMGISASVVGKWTKHIQTEKRPDERLTEIIMRRLEAGESKVSIAKAMGLTIGKVQYLTPKTRERSVDEDVREQAVRRVENGESKKAVASGIGVSVSTVNNWTQHVKKVEHIPRDTKEELMRRVRNGEKPTDVARELNLDTSYACYLASSVDADLTPEQYKRIMKAFQEGRKYVQIASDLGVPTRIVRSVIGHKTTKKQRYSDAVRLAAIRAVESGKTVQEVAVEFKASRAIVKKWFDAAVAGGLAKPPQVLKAKSEDKDFLWITRLDPELEEWRVFVAEWMNGEKTNLSGKISAITGFIERYLVARKLPKKPADLLLRSNIQQDFYATACSHQQAEHGIRINNCIHVFLRWVLRTPEFADTSSGEPITLPMFRNPVPELFASGVAKANTESDKVVLPYWMISDLRRRIALGPNFRDWCWVRCLQGKLSVDGSNEGPDWFEVEESHIDKNDPDCVWRLRQRVGQDPVLEMWSPVRWVAVLVQLQIPSRVGQIRMVDSGEADTFIWQGGKFIPNKGSLRTGTARNPRRQGVFRRPDPEDETMGATVAIFLNSNKTNDIGRRSGAKGMVCPWPRMNDLADDPYYWFAKLRDWQQKYNPISRLTAWRDLPARRALTVKAEEKSNEYPDTAFLFRTPETPTEAEWPLTSGMHKKAWRKLLAAYEEILQTEDVTHPDGSPIRLINERGQPASSPHATRVSLITHMILDGNVPPEMMMKIVGHSRFIMTIYYTKPGLKHIQDAVLGAVERLDAKKDENLTRDLAGLRMEQLRDRVVFNAADPATVLPVNPSDRNPLGWLYLHDGICLAGGNTGPVPDNASVPGCHNGGPVLKKAGNDVKKWTFGQTPGGVRNCARCRWKVAGTEHLKGLCATFNNRQYHLHKAGEQVAAGERARNDILKEKARTESSSQPFNRASDLRAAERMLEASAQKYNELTLDIVNLYRTIERINALPNNPDGPTALVAQGDLLTLQTVVEETDSELLVLAGMIADLEFYPDLEAGTAIFEFAQILDRAFEREREPMAFARMSEHEKMTAANGFMRALENHINPDNPILARRHVVEILDRQASIEKTLGIKLNNLLPQAGPSDNKPVYLRMVNTEVRNDDDMCCAS
- the gmtY gene encoding gamma-mobile-trio recombinase GmtY — encoded protein: MPFATVNAKIVSDNTGASMQIPVLMTAEGPLRSLIDYCLSMRRSQSWQNKLLRAVKLFLEYLEVNAMPGEEEWRFFRNFANALKLGTIDRNTFEDSSGLYWAPFEGQDANYMITQLSEFFDWLARGEGPRAAKFNPVYKGGVYDQRIDLHAYHYRRSKAFLGHVWSDNPSGRRSRVTRGERLPKVFPKRPPMFPEDRFEELLFKGFRVSGQCDYRGMLITLLLFGGGLRVSEPFHLYMADVQPYWDDPLIAFVAVHHPSLGVAPNHWENLSGQRGTRAEYLASEFGMTPRNLIRGRMHAGWKDPALDERWFMNVHWFPRELYGRWFMQIWSRYLEQVASIERHHPFAFINLDRASVGGVYCIGSYLKALQSAVERIGLVYGKAHGTTAHGSRHAYAQRARRGGIDPVIIQRIMHHCSPMSQKVYTQPELHEAATALQAGARKLAEENSEGPSNTGLIGRTADLRLGSIWE
- the alr gene encoding alanine racemase, translating into MARPIRARLDWSALRHNHNVVRRHVGSARVWSVVKADAYGHGLLPAARALIEATDGYALVELEGAVALRDAGITHPILMLEGFYQADELPLYAELELTPVLHTAWQVDALVEACLPIRLPVYLKLNTGMNRLGFNHDEFAAMLARLVAADCIASVTLMTHFADADEARGIQQQLENFRAMAGGRELPVSLANSAALLRFPEAIGDWVRPGIMLYGASPFPAMQSAAELDLHPVMTLESELIAVRELAPGDAIGYGSSFVAEKAMRVGVVACGYGDGYPRHAPTGTPVQVAGQRTRTLGRVSMDKICVDLSELPSTVGVGATVTLWGGAGDMHLSADDVATAAGTVAYEMFCALAARVPIIDVN
- a CDS encoding LysR family transcriptional regulator; its protein translation is MADRRLQVFHAVAKQLSFTKAAEVLFMTQPAVTFQIKQLEEHFNTRLFDRGHGRIALTPAGEVVFGYAERILGLSSEMDVRLSELTGEISGSLMVGASTTIAEFMLPGILGEFKSTYPGVRSRLIVGNSESIENRVMEHTIDIGFIESLSHEPNLQCEVCCDDELVVICHPRFPLARHKELTPQKLLEHAFISREPGSGTREFTENYLRHSGIALDQLNVVMELGSPIALNGVVETGLGFAIASRASVSKEQRLGDIVAIPLKPRLIRTLSMVYPKEKFRSRLVASFVEFASVRLRALISKKTA